The following are from one region of the Actinoplanes sp. L3-i22 genome:
- a CDS encoding TIGR02452 family protein, with protein sequence MSARLRAIAQETVKIAEQGHYEGPDGRVEIAGQVAKSVAATRLYLPDDDLPEPVTTPNHHPKVEVTPESTLWAARRLGGDPAVLNFASARNPGGGFRTGAQAQEESLARGSALYPCLLAAGDFYDHHRGNPSLLYTDRVIYAPSVPVFRDDKGRMLSAPYPASFLVSAAPNRSAIARNQPDSLPAIRATLAGRAARVLRVAAAHGHRELVLGAWGCGVFGNDPAEVAQVFAETLAASPWFDLVVFAVLDRAGTTRKAFEEALMPS encoded by the coding sequence ATGAGTGCCAGGTTACGGGCGATCGCCCAGGAAACGGTCAAGATCGCTGAGCAGGGTCACTACGAGGGGCCGGATGGTCGCGTCGAGATCGCGGGCCAGGTCGCGAAGTCGGTCGCCGCCACCCGGCTCTACCTTCCGGACGATGACCTGCCCGAGCCCGTCACCACGCCGAATCATCACCCGAAGGTCGAGGTCACGCCGGAGTCGACGCTCTGGGCCGCCCGTCGGCTCGGCGGCGACCCGGCGGTCCTCAACTTCGCCTCGGCCCGCAATCCGGGCGGGGGATTCCGCACCGGCGCGCAGGCGCAGGAAGAGAGCCTTGCCCGTGGCTCGGCCCTCTATCCCTGTCTGCTGGCGGCCGGCGACTTCTACGACCATCACCGCGGCAATCCGTCGCTGCTCTATACCGACCGGGTCATCTACGCACCGTCCGTGCCGGTGTTCCGCGATGACAAGGGCCGGATGCTGTCCGCGCCATATCCCGCCTCGTTCCTGGTTTCGGCGGCGCCGAATCGTTCCGCGATCGCCCGCAACCAGCCGGATTCGCTCCCCGCGATCCGGGCGACCCTGGCCGGCCGGGCCGCCCGGGTGCTCCGGGTCGCCGCCGCCCACGGCCATCGTGAGCTGGTCCTCGGAGCCTGGGGCTGCGGCGTCTTCGGCAACGACCCGGCCGAGGTCGCCCAGGTCTTCGCGGAGACTCTGGCCGCCAGCCCGTGGTTCGACCTGGTGGTCTTCGCCGTGCTGGACCGTGCCGGCACCACCCGCAAGGCCTTCGAGGAGGCGCTCATGCCCAGCTAG
- a CDS encoding tyrosine-protein phosphatase produces MKLIKAATCLACAVALGAGLTASPALAYDKSGHHAAHENQGQHQIPFTAATVTQNADGTFTIAWAAQGARNVTVYAGVSRDRIERRKPVARGGAKATVTVKSLGEADRWWFELVPDRGESLTLADRSLHLASAPNFRDAGGYRTADGQWVKMGVIYRSNSLAALTDADVAKLKRLGIRTDIDFRTPSEIAAGQDKVPAGVTYINANVIGTSDASGGLGTIDLTTDAGGVAMMVAGEKAFVSSDSGRASYRTLFTTVADRRAANVLYHCTAGKDRTGWASAAILTALGVPRATVLRDYLLSNTYNAASNEATLAQIPAVIRPGYKAVLDVREEYLQSGFDEVTAEYGSFDGYLRTGLGLNAKDLRELRAQLLVG; encoded by the coding sequence GTGAAGTTGATCAAAGCTGCCACCTGCCTGGCCTGCGCTGTTGCTCTCGGTGCCGGCCTCACCGCATCTCCCGCGCTCGCCTATGACAAGAGTGGCCACCACGCTGCCCACGAGAACCAGGGTCAGCATCAGATTCCGTTCACCGCGGCGACGGTGACTCAGAACGCCGACGGCACCTTCACCATTGCGTGGGCGGCGCAGGGGGCTCGGAACGTGACGGTCTACGCCGGTGTGAGCCGGGACCGTATCGAGCGCCGTAAGCCGGTTGCTCGGGGTGGGGCGAAGGCCACCGTCACGGTCAAGAGCCTGGGGGAGGCCGACCGCTGGTGGTTCGAGCTGGTGCCGGACCGCGGGGAGTCGCTGACGCTGGCTGACCGTTCGCTGCATCTGGCGTCGGCGCCGAACTTCCGGGACGCCGGTGGGTACCGGACCGCGGACGGGCAGTGGGTCAAGATGGGCGTCATCTACCGGTCCAACTCGCTGGCCGCGCTGACCGACGCGGACGTGGCCAAGCTCAAGCGTCTCGGCATCCGGACCGACATCGATTTCCGTACGCCGTCGGAGATCGCTGCTGGTCAGGACAAGGTGCCGGCGGGGGTGACCTACATCAACGCGAACGTGATCGGTACCAGTGACGCCAGCGGCGGCCTGGGCACCATCGATCTCACCACCGACGCCGGTGGTGTCGCGATGATGGTGGCCGGGGAGAAGGCGTTCGTCTCGTCGGACTCCGGGCGCGCGTCCTACCGCACGCTGTTCACGACCGTGGCCGACCGTCGGGCCGCGAACGTGCTCTACCACTGCACGGCGGGCAAGGACCGGACCGGCTGGGCCAGTGCCGCGATCCTGACCGCGCTGGGGGTGCCGCGTGCGACGGTGCTGCGGGACTACCTGCTCAGCAACACCTACAACGCGGCCTCGAACGAGGCCACGCTGGCCCAGATTCCGGCCGTGATCCGGCCCGGATACAAGGCGGTCCTGGACGTTCGCGAGGAGTACCTGCAGTCCGGCTTCGACGAGGTCACCGCCGAGTACGGCAGCTTCGACGGCTACCTCCGCACGGGGCTCGGGCTGAACGCCAAGGACCTGCGCGAGCTGCGCGCCCAGCTGCTGGTCGGCTGA
- a CDS encoding MarR family winged helix-turn-helix transcriptional regulator, with amino-acid sequence MTDDAVALMHLAHQLHRSLDRRLQGDFVHPKPPEAQIVALWQVRASPGMTVRELAAELQMQPNNASALVTAMVKNGLLTREPDQQDRRVVRLHVTEEARGRIDEVQDLFSGYLDAALGDLDEDEQSAVRAAIPALTRIARHVRAGRPPQDR; translated from the coding sequence GTGACCGATGACGCCGTTGCCCTCATGCACCTGGCCCACCAGCTGCACCGCAGCCTGGACCGGCGGCTGCAGGGCGACTTCGTCCATCCCAAGCCGCCGGAGGCGCAGATCGTTGCGCTCTGGCAGGTCCGTGCGTCGCCCGGGATGACCGTGCGGGAGCTCGCCGCCGAGCTGCAGATGCAGCCGAACAACGCGAGCGCCCTGGTTACTGCCATGGTCAAGAACGGTCTGCTGACCCGGGAGCCGGATCAGCAGGATCGCCGGGTGGTGCGCCTGCACGTCACCGAGGAGGCGCGCGGGCGCATCGACGAGGTGCAGGACCTGTTCAGTGGATATCTGGATGCGGCGCTCGGCGATCTCGACGAGGACGAACAGTCGGCCGTCCGGGCCGCGATCCCGGCGCTGACCAGGATCGCCCGGCACGTCCGCGCAGGTCGGCCGCCACAGGACCGCTGA